The sequence below is a genomic window from Desulfurobacteriaceae bacterium.
AGTTATAAACCTTTTTCCATTCTCATCTTCAACAACGAAAAAACCTTTCCCTTCTATAGCAAAGTCAAGTTTATTTCCTGTCTCCCTGACAGGGCCCTGTTCAAGATAAATTACATTATTAACAGTACCAGCATAATTGAGAGTAAGGTTATAAGTAGGAATATAACCTACAGGATGAGGGTCTTTCGGCTTAGAAGGAGGATGCTGTGTCAAAGGAACGTAAATAGTAGAAAACTTTACCCCTTCTCTCTTATACCCTGTAGTATCTGCATTCGCTATATTGTTACTAACAGACTCAAGCTTTCTTTCCATTGCTTTTGCACCGGAGGCGGCCACAAAAAGCAACTGCGCAGTAATGCTCATCTTTTCTCCCCTACATTGCCTTGCCCTTCTACAGGTTTCTTATCAAGTAAGATTGTAGAAGTGGAAGATGAAAAAATTATAAACCTTGTTCCTTCATAAGAAAACACTATTAACCTGTCCTCACTGGTAATAGGAACAATCTTTACTCCTTCTATGCCTTTCAGAAAAATCCTTCTTCTTTCAAGGAACTTAAGCAAAAAGATTAACAATAAAATTAGAACAAGGAAGGCAAGTATGCTTCTAATATACAAATCAGTCATTACTTTCCTCATCAACAATTGACAAAATCCTAATGCCTACCTTGTTGTTCTCAACTACAATTTCCCCATAGCCAAAGAATCTATCATTCACATAAATATCCACCGGTTCATCTACATACTTGTTGAGAGTAATAATCTGGTTCTGTTCAAGCTCCAAAACCTCTTTAAGGAGCATCTTACGTTTACCAAGAACCACAGAAATAGTAACGGGAATATCTTCTAAAAGGGCGAGCCTATCCTTCTCCATCTAACTTACCACCAATTTTGTTTCAGGAAAGTTTACCTCTTCTCCTTTTTTCCAGCAACTACTCCTCATCTCCCCTGTAAGCTAAAGGAAGGATGTCGGAAAAACTGACCTTCCTTTTTGCAGAACGAAAAGTTTTATCAGCTTTTTCTCTCTGAAAACTCCCTTCTACAGCAGAAGCTTTTAAGCTCCACCTTAGAAACTCAACTATGTCAGACTCTTTTTCACTGGCATATTTTGGAATATTGTCACCGTAGACAAAATAGAAAAGGGCTCTTACGAACTTTTCAGGATCATCGGTTTTTATCTGTTCTGACAACACTTCAAAAAGCCTTTCTATAAGCCTTGTTTTAAAGCCTCTCGGAAAGAGAGAATCCAAACTGATTTCCTTATCCTCACTCTCCACCGAAAAGGACACTCCTCTAAGCATTTTTGGTTTCAGTTTCAGCATCTCCCTTTTCCTCCAAAGCCTTTAAAAATCCACGAACGTTTGAAAACTCCGGTTCTTTAGGAATTTCAATCCCGAAATATTCCTTTATTTCTTCAGGCACGAACCTTGCACCACCGCCGGCAAAAATCACTTTACCGTAAGTATCTATAAAGTCCTTTATTTCCGGCTTAGAGTTTAACTTAGTGATTATCTCTCTCATGTAGTGAAGGGCTATTCTTTCCTTTATGGGTTTCAAATCTATTTCCTTTCCACCATACACAACTTTGTCTTCTTCAAGCCACATCTTAGCTTTCTTAAGGTCTACAGGCTTCTTCGTTAACTTCTTCACTTCTCTTGCCAAGGTATCGGCCATCTTCATAGTCCCTTCATTTTGAAAACCTGTCGTGTAACCTGCTCCCACTATCTGACCTCCCCTAACAAAAACAAGGTCTACCGTCCTATCTCCAATGTCCACTATCACGGCATTTTCCGGAGTCCCAACATCAAGCCAAATTCCTACTCCCTGAGGAAACACCAAAACCTCAAAACGAAACCTCTCTCCATTTATTTCAAAAGACGATACATAGTCCCTTATGAGTTTCTTCTTTTTTCCCCTCTTAATTTTCCCCTCAGGGTCAAAAACGATGATTTCTTTGTCAAATTCCGACAGAGCTATAGAAACACAAACTTTCTCGGGAAGTATCCTGTTTTCCCTCATCAGTTCATATATTAAGACAGGCGTATAAACCACAGAAAAATCTTCCTGATAAGTATCTATCAATCTTGTTTCAAAGTTTTTTGCTTTTTCTCCAGCAAGATAATAGTTACCTTTGTAGTAAATGTCCGGCGTAAGAGCTCCCTCAAGGCCACTTGTGTTATCCTCAAACTGAGCAACAGCAGAAGGAATACGAACAAGTCTTAACTTACCTTCTTCTTTCCAAGCTCCTTTCAAATAAGAGTAACCAGTATCTGTAGCAAGGAGCTCTACTTTCTTCCAGTCCTCCATCACCATCCCCCGATCAGTTATAAGTATAACACGAGTCAGGCATTATATCAGTTATAAGTCATCAGTTATTAGTTATAGGTTAAAGGTATTCAATCATTCTGAAATTTCAACTTCCTTTCTTTAGTCAAAATTCCTAGAAGGCTAAAAAACACAATAATTTTACAGCTTTACTTTACCACCTTCCTAACACCTTCTTAAAGATTTTAGCAATAACTGATAACAAATACACAAAACACAACAACTGATAACTGAATAATTAAAAGCTCTATCAAGCCACTTCACTGCTTTTTGGAGTGATTGGATATTCGCTTCTTTGAGAAACAGAAACTCTTGCTTGAGTTTAGGAAGTAGTTTTTTGTATTCATAGTAATTCCATTTCTTACCTTCTCTTTCGTAATCCTCCTTTGCTATTTCAAGGAGCTTGTTATAAACAAACCTGCAATGTCCTATCTGGCGATTTAGAAACTCTACCTGCTCCCTCAATGGATAGAGTCTGAATCTGTAAACGTAGAGCATTGCTTGTTTCCTACCCTTTAACGGTAAAGTTAAGCTTAACTCTCATTCAAAACAACGGCTTGCGCCGTGCGCTGTATCTCTTCTTTGAAAAGGAGAGAATTAGCGCAAAACTTATCCTAAAACACTGTAGTAACCACCAAAGCCTTGCTAATTTGAAAGTACTATTTGAGGAAAACAATCAATCAAGAAGAAGGCAATTTTTGCTTCCATCAAGAACAGTAACTCAGTTCCTGATAACTGATTCCGAACATCAACAACCGATAACTGATTATCAAAACATAATTACTAATAACTGATACCTAATGTAGCTTCACCCTTTTTCTATTTTATCAACGGCCATTACTTTTTCTTTGTCTGCCACCTTTATGTAACCCATTGTAGTAACTGGACTCGTATGTCCCATAAGCTCCTGAATAATCTGGATAGGTATCCCTCTACGAGACAACATTGTTCCATAGGTATGCCTTAGCCGATGAGGAGTAACGTTCAGGTCTCCAGCCTTTTTCCCAATAGACTGAATGGTCTGATAGAGTGTTTGATAGTGTATCCCTAAAGGTAGGACATTTTGCCTATTTTCCCAAAGCCATTCAGTGTATTGATTTCTCGGCATAGGAATACGTCTCTCTTTTCGCCCTTTTCCTCTAACTCTTATCCAAATAACTCCCTCTCTGTCTTTTTCAAGATTAAACTGATTGACCGACAAAGCTTCACTTGCCCTTAATCCTGCCAGTCCCATTAAGATTACTGCCGCTAGCTTCCAAGAAAAACCTTCCTTAGCTCTTTCTTTTGCAATTCTTAGCATTTTCCAGAATACTTCTTCGGAGACAGGTTTTGGAAGCTCCTTTCTGGTTCTCGGCTTTATAAAGTCTGGGACTTCTGGAAGTTCTATCTCGGAAAAGTCTCTGAGAAACTTTCTCAAGGACTGATAAGCTGCTATCGTCTGTTCCCTAACAGAGCTTGAAATGATATTTCCTATTGCGTGGGCAATTTCAGGCTTTGAAAGAGGGAGCTCCCTGTCCCCAATAGTAGAAAGGAGCTCTTTTAGGCGACGGCGGTAAATCTGGAAAGTTCTGGGGGATAGTTTATGTAGTGCGTAAGTCTCCCATTTTGATATAGCTTTCTGGAAAGTCATTTTTCCTATTCCTTACTTCGCATTTTATAGAAAAACGACGGGCTAAAAAAGAGTCGTTGTGCTCCAAGTATTTTCTCTCGTCATCTACATAGATAAGTTATCTTATCTATGTAGAATTTTATGACTTCTTTAAGTGTGTGTCAATCTAATTCCTTTTGTGCGTATAGAATTTATACAAAAAAGTTTTATGAGTTGTTCCTTGAAATCCAATAAATTATTGATAATATTTTCATGTGAAAATAAAATTTGAACAAGAAAACCGCAAGGAGGACAGCGATGAAATGTGTAATTCCTCTTTCTGTTTTAGCA
It includes:
- the fliN gene encoding flagellar motor switch protein FliN produces the protein MEKDRLALLEDIPVTISVVLGKRKMLLKEVLELEQNQIITLNKYVDEPVDIYVNDRFFGYGEIVVENNKVGIRILSIVDEESND
- a CDS encoding ParM/StbA family protein; translated protein: MEDWKKVELLATDTGYSYLKGAWKEEGKLRLVRIPSAVAQFEDNTSGLEGALTPDIYYKGNYYLAGEKAKNFETRLIDTYQEDFSVVYTPVLIYELMRENRILPEKVCVSIALSEFDKEIIVFDPEGKIKRGKKKKLIRDYVSSFEINGERFRFEVLVFPQGVGIWLDVGTPENAVIVDIGDRTVDLVFVRGGQIVGAGYTTGFQNEGTMKMADTLAREVKKLTKKPVDLKKAKMWLEEDKVVYGGKEIDLKPIKERIALHYMREIITKLNSKPEIKDFIDTYGKVIFAGGGARFVPEEIKEYFGIEIPKEPEFSNVRGFLKALEEKGDAETETKNA
- a CDS encoding flagellar hook basal-body protein; amino-acid sequence: MSITAQLLFVAASGAKAMERKLESVSNNIANADTTGYKREGVKFSTIYVPLTQHPPSKPKDPHPVGYIPTYNLTLNYAGTVNNVIYLEQGPVRETGNKLDFAIEGKGFFVVEDENGKRFITRDGSFKVDGEGFLRTNSGFYVIGATGNRIRVTSSNIYVSENGKIFSNGNEIDKFLVVEQPVG
- a CDS encoding tyrosine-type recombinase/integrase, with amino-acid sequence MTFQKAISKWETYALHKLSPRTFQIYRRRLKELLSTIGDRELPLSKPEIAHAIGNIISSSVREQTIAAYQSLRKFLRDFSEIELPEVPDFIKPRTRKELPKPVSEEVFWKMLRIAKERAKEGFSWKLAAVILMGLAGLRASEALSVNQFNLEKDREGVIWIRVRGKGRKERRIPMPRNQYTEWLWENRQNVLPLGIHYQTLYQTIQSIGKKAGDLNVTPHRLRHTYGTMLSRRGIPIQIIQELMGHTSPVTTMGYIKVADKEKVMAVDKIEKG
- a CDS encoding helix-turn-helix domain-containing protein, with protein sequence MLYVYRFRLYPLREQVEFLNRQIGHCRFVYNKLLEIAKEDYEREGKKWNYYEYKKLLPKLKQEFLFLKEANIQSLQKAVKWLDRAFNYSVISCCVLCICYQLLLKSLRRC